One Helianthus annuus cultivar XRQ/B chromosome 7, HanXRQr2.0-SUNRISE, whole genome shotgun sequence genomic region harbors:
- the LOC110866441 gene encoding uncharacterized protein LOC110866441: MKDYIYKLPTLATPVPGEDLLLYLSASKATISAVMMVEREEKQIPIYFISRTLKGSEERYMPLEKLTLPLVIASRRLRRYFQAHKITLLTDQPLQKARTATKGQLLADFLAEVPEEEENELLKWKSLEEEEKKKEDEVVWKLFTDGASSEEGSGAGITLISPEGVELTYVIRLDFENTNNTAEYEALLAGLRLARKMRARHVEANTDSQLVVKQYHGEYQTKDSSMAQYVNRVKKLAKTFKTFKLEYIPRGRNRKSDALSKLASVAFDHLAREVKVEVLTSPSITMEEVATVDNDEETWMTLIIRFLKDGKLPEGDWAARKMRVKALQYELIDRELYRRSYLGPSLKCVDNEEAKYVVREINEGICGMHSGPRTVVAKAMNAGFYWPRMYETASEDVKKCDNCQVHAPMTHRHKHPMIPVSTSWPFHKWAIDIIGPFPKGLGGVKYVVVAIDYFTKWIEARPLEKITGEQMK, from the exons ATGAAAGATTACATCTACAAGCTCCCAACCTTAGCTACTCCAGTCCCCGGGGAAGATCTACTTCTATACTTATCTGCATCAAAGGCAACGATCAGTGCAGTAATGATGGTGGAAAGGGAGGAAAAACAAATCCCCATATACTTTATTAGCAGAACCCTCAAAGGCTCGGAAGAGCGTTACATGCCTCTGGAAAAGCTAACCCTACCACTTGTCATCGCATCCCGAAGGCTCCGGAGATATTTCCAAGCACACAAGATCACGCTGCTGACAGACCAACCGCTTCAAAAG GCAAGGACTGCAACGAAAGGGCAGCTACTGGCAGATTTCTTGGCAGAAGTCCCCGAGGAAGAGGAAAATGAACTCCTCAAATGGAAAAGCCTGGAGGaggaagaaaagaagaaggaggACGAGGTAGTATGGAAGTTGTTCACAGATGGGGCTTCAAGCGAGGAAGGAAGTGGGGCAGGGATCACACTGATCAGCCCGGAGGGAGTCGAACTAACATACGTCATCAGACTAGATTTCGAGAACACCAATAACAcggcagaatatgaggcccttCTGGCTGGGCTGAGATTAGCAAGAAAGATGAGAGCAAGACACGTTGAGGCCAACACCGATTCACAACTGGTAGTCAAACAATACCACGGGGAATATCAAACGAAGGATAGCTCGATGGCCCAATATGTAAATAGGGTGAAAAAGTTGGCCAAGACCTTCAAAACTTTCAAGTTGGAATATATCCCCCGAGGGAGAAACAGGAAGTCCGATGCCCTTAGCAAGTTAGCCTCTGTAGCCTTCGACCATCTGGCAAGAGAAGTCAAGGTAGAGGTCCTAACTTCCCCCTCCATCACAATGGAGGAAGTAGCCACGGTcgacaatgatgaagaaacttggATGACACTAATCATAAGGTTCCTCAAAGACGGGAAACTACCCGAGGGTGATTGGGCGGCCCGCAAGATGAGAGTAAAGGCCTTGCAATACGAATTGATAGATCGGGAGCTCTACCGAAGGTCATACTTGGGTCCATCGTTAAAGTGTGTTGACAATGAAGAAGCCAAATATGTGGTGCGGGAAATAAACGAAGGCATTTGTGGCATGCATTCTGGGCCAAGAACAGTGGTAGCCAAGGCAATGAACGCGGGATTCTACTGGCCCAGAATGTACGAGACAGCATCGGAGGATGTCAAGAAATGTGACAATTGTCAAGTCCATGCTCCTATGACACACCGCCATAAGCACCCAATGATACCCGTATCGACGTCCTGGCCGTTCCATAAGTGGGCCATTGACATTATTGGGCCGTTCCCTAAGGGCCTCGGAGGGGTCAAGTATGTGGTGGTTGCCATTGATTATTTCACCAAATGGATCGAGGCAAGGCCCCTGGAAAAGATTACCGGGGAGCAGATGAAGTGA